One genomic window of Polyangium aurulentum includes the following:
- the lpxA gene encoding acyl-ACP--UDP-N-acetylglucosamine O-acyltransferase, translated as MTSSGASIHPLSLVEPGAVLGEGVFVGPFAVIEAGAHVGDGSRIEAHAVVRAGTILGRRNEVHPFAVIGGSPQARRHAGEPTQLVVGDDNVFREHVTAHRGTVHGGGVTRIGNGGLFMAGVHVAHDCEVGNGVTMANDTLLGGHVLVGDHVVTGGHVAVAPFVRIGTRAFLAGGAMVERDVPPFVIAAGDRARVRALNRVGLERGGVPEASRAALKRAFRTLFVGAGARAEAASAMRDDPDPYVRELAAFVLLPPRRRGG; from the coding sequence GTGACCTCTTCCGGCGCATCCATCCATCCGCTGTCGCTCGTCGAGCCCGGCGCCGTGCTCGGCGAGGGCGTGTTCGTCGGTCCCTTCGCGGTGATCGAGGCCGGCGCCCACGTGGGCGACGGAAGCCGCATCGAGGCGCACGCGGTCGTCCGCGCCGGCACGATCCTCGGGCGTCGCAACGAGGTGCATCCTTTCGCGGTGATCGGGGGTTCGCCGCAGGCGAGGCGGCACGCGGGTGAGCCCACGCAGCTCGTGGTGGGCGACGACAATGTTTTTCGCGAGCACGTCACGGCGCATCGAGGAACGGTGCATGGCGGCGGCGTCACGCGCATCGGCAACGGCGGCCTGTTCATGGCGGGCGTGCACGTGGCGCACGACTGCGAGGTGGGGAACGGGGTGACGATGGCGAACGATACGCTGCTCGGCGGTCACGTCCTCGTGGGCGATCACGTGGTGACGGGCGGGCACGTGGCGGTCGCGCCGTTCGTGCGGATAGGCACGCGCGCATTCCTCGCGGGAGGCGCAATGGTGGAGCGTGACGTGCCGCCCTTCGTGATTGCGGCGGGAGACCGTGCGCGCGTGCGGGCGCTGAACCGCGTGGGCCTCGAGCGCGGCGGGGTGCCGGAGGCCTCGCGCGCCGCATTGAAACGTGCGTTCCGGACGCTCTTCGTCGGCGCGGGGGCGCGGGCCGAGGCGGCGAGCGCGATGCGGGATGATCCGGATCCGTACGTTCGCGAGCTCGCGGCGTTTGTCCTCTTGCCGCCGCGACGGCGCGGGGGATAA
- a CDS encoding superoxide dismutase — MREFDRSVYEGAAEGGHRSPLSRRDAIAALAVGGAALVAGCATNAQAAPGDPAGQASKPAPGPAAQKTPSAAPAAPRAGAEPALAGNRPVVPLPFDPRKLQGISERMIVSHHDNNYAGAVKNLNRVEGELAQINKETPAFVVGGLRQSELTFRNSATLHEAYFANLGGDGRASGAIQTALAGAHGSFGRWEEHFRATGASLGGGSGWVVLALELFTGELRTFWSGNHTQALAAAAPLLVMDMYEHAYQMDYGAAAAKYIDAFFQNISWDEVNRRFEKAKRASAALRGG, encoded by the coding sequence ATGCGCGAATTCGATCGATCGGTGTACGAAGGGGCGGCGGAGGGCGGGCATCGATCTCCGCTTTCGCGCCGGGACGCGATTGCAGCGCTCGCCGTGGGCGGCGCGGCGCTCGTCGCCGGGTGCGCGACGAACGCGCAGGCAGCGCCGGGGGACCCTGCCGGGCAGGCCTCGAAGCCCGCGCCCGGACCCGCCGCGCAGAAGACGCCGAGCGCTGCCCCCGCCGCGCCTCGAGCCGGCGCCGAGCCCGCGCTCGCCGGCAATCGGCCCGTCGTGCCGCTTCCGTTCGATCCGCGCAAGCTCCAGGGAATCTCGGAGCGCATGATCGTCTCGCACCACGACAACAACTACGCGGGTGCGGTGAAGAACCTCAACCGCGTGGAGGGCGAGCTTGCGCAGATCAATAAAGAGACGCCAGCGTTCGTGGTGGGCGGGCTGCGGCAGAGCGAGCTGACCTTCCGAAACTCGGCGACCCTGCATGAGGCGTATTTCGCGAACCTCGGCGGCGACGGGCGCGCGTCGGGCGCCATTCAAACGGCGCTCGCGGGCGCGCACGGCAGCTTCGGCCGGTGGGAGGAGCATTTCCGCGCCACGGGCGCGAGCCTCGGCGGGGGAAGCGGCTGGGTCGTGCTCGCGCTCGAGCTTTTCACGGGCGAGCTGCGGACGTTCTGGTCCGGCAATCACACGCAGGCGCTCGCCGCCGCCGCGCCGCTGCTCGTGATGGACATGTACGAGCACGCGTACCAGATGGATTACGGCGCTGCGGCCGCGAAATACATCGACGCGTTCTTCCAGAACATCTCGTGGGACGAGGTGAATCGGCGTTTCGAGAAGGCGAAGCGCGCGTCGGCGGCGCTGCGCGGCGGGTGA
- a CDS encoding PD40 domain-containing protein, whose amino-acid sequence MTGGIAACGGGGSDTGGPTNGTGASGGVGQGGNNNGGGGEGGIFVGPGAGGGMMQGLDVQPSALQTLDIIAGGANPAVTYTATLDGTPIGAGWSVDRGDIGTIDAGPASTATFTPKGKAGGLVTITAGLNGQTVQRQVMVKLTGQQNGPDPNNPAEVPQIATTIPDLTAGGGIGGVGGEGLGVAVEDPGLIAALDSPSGDGAGEGFKYLYPYDKTVWPRGLLAPNLMWDWSLGDADAIKIELSTTSGSFSWKGTFGKPAILAQTGGKFIRHPIPQDVWAAATNSAGGATPDGSPDKLTVKLTVAKDGKAYGPIAETWTVAPARLSGIIYYNSYGTQLAKNYTGAIGGDGKFGGAVLSIRVGDTGPKLVAGSNGTSAQCRVCHSVAADGSRLVVQQGQNDAISSAYDLTPMGATEKTLVNGGSYPGVSPDGEIALTPAGKLVSLANEGTLLPVSGLSDVSTNIGTPAFSPDGKLAVFNPIVGPGVTNPKQKLVVMDFDAATGAFANPVITVDDTGQPAEMRPGWPAFYPDGKSVVFHQQTAAGVDGNNLGDLRTRKGAKAYLAWTSVNGSPNATPLDQLNGKDAAGNVYLPKLSQPISMSCTGDGAQVGNINADHSDDLNMNYEPTVNPIASGGYVWVVFTSRRMYGNVAAIPPFCSDPRGVDLVKNITPKKLWVAAVNLDAPPGTDASHPAFYLPGQELLAGNARGFWVLDPCKADGASCETGDQCCNGFCSPAGGDALVCSNMPPGGMCSKVQEKCTTAADCCDPTNVCINGFCSLKAPN is encoded by the coding sequence GTGACCGGAGGGATCGCCGCCTGCGGCGGGGGCGGCAGCGACACAGGGGGGCCGACGAACGGAACGGGCGCCTCCGGCGGCGTGGGGCAAGGCGGGAACAACAACGGCGGCGGTGGTGAGGGCGGGATCTTCGTCGGGCCTGGCGCGGGCGGCGGCATGATGCAGGGCCTCGATGTCCAGCCGAGCGCGCTGCAGACGCTCGACATCATCGCAGGCGGGGCCAATCCCGCCGTCACCTACACGGCCACGCTCGACGGCACGCCCATCGGCGCGGGCTGGAGCGTCGATCGCGGCGACATCGGCACCATCGACGCGGGCCCCGCGAGCACGGCCACCTTCACGCCCAAGGGCAAAGCGGGCGGGCTCGTCACCATTACAGCGGGCCTCAACGGGCAAACCGTGCAGCGCCAGGTGATGGTGAAGCTCACCGGGCAGCAAAATGGGCCCGACCCGAACAACCCCGCCGAGGTGCCGCAGATTGCCACCACCATTCCCGACCTCACGGCGGGCGGCGGCATTGGCGGCGTCGGCGGCGAAGGCCTCGGCGTCGCGGTCGAGGACCCGGGCCTCATCGCCGCCCTCGACAGCCCGAGCGGCGACGGGGCGGGGGAGGGCTTCAAATACCTCTACCCGTACGACAAGACCGTCTGGCCCCGCGGCCTGCTCGCGCCGAACCTGATGTGGGATTGGTCGCTCGGCGACGCGGACGCGATCAAGATCGAGCTATCGACCACGAGCGGCTCGTTCTCGTGGAAAGGCACGTTCGGCAAGCCGGCGATTCTCGCGCAGACCGGCGGCAAGTTCATCCGGCACCCGATCCCGCAAGACGTGTGGGCGGCGGCGACCAACTCGGCCGGCGGCGCGACGCCCGACGGCTCGCCCGACAAGCTGACCGTCAAGCTCACGGTGGCCAAGGATGGAAAGGCGTACGGGCCGATCGCCGAGACGTGGACGGTGGCGCCCGCGCGGCTCTCGGGCATCATCTATTACAACTCCTACGGCACCCAGCTCGCCAAGAACTACACGGGCGCCATTGGCGGCGACGGCAAGTTCGGCGGGGCCGTGCTCTCGATTCGCGTGGGTGACACCGGGCCCAAGCTCGTGGCGGGCTCGAATGGAACGTCGGCGCAATGCCGGGTGTGCCATTCGGTGGCCGCCGATGGGTCGCGGCTCGTCGTGCAGCAAGGCCAGAACGACGCCATCAGCTCGGCCTACGACCTGACCCCGATGGGAGCGACCGAGAAGACGCTCGTCAATGGCGGCTCCTACCCCGGCGTTTCGCCGGACGGCGAGATCGCGCTCACCCCGGCGGGCAAGCTCGTATCGCTGGCGAACGAGGGCACGCTCCTGCCGGTCTCCGGGCTGAGCGACGTGAGCACGAACATCGGCACGCCCGCATTCTCGCCGGACGGCAAGCTCGCGGTGTTCAACCCGATCGTGGGCCCCGGCGTGACGAACCCGAAGCAGAAGCTCGTCGTGATGGACTTCGACGCTGCCACGGGCGCCTTCGCAAACCCGGTGATCACCGTGGACGATACGGGTCAGCCCGCCGAGATGCGGCCGGGATGGCCGGCGTTCTATCCCGACGGCAAGTCGGTCGTGTTCCACCAGCAAACGGCCGCGGGCGTCGACGGCAACAACCTCGGCGACCTGCGCACCCGCAAGGGCGCGAAGGCATACCTCGCCTGGACGAGCGTGAACGGCTCGCCGAACGCGACGCCCCTCGACCAGCTCAATGGCAAGGACGCCGCGGGCAACGTGTACCTGCCCAAGCTGAGCCAGCCGATCTCGATGAGCTGCACGGGCGACGGCGCGCAGGTGGGGAACATCAACGCCGACCATAGCGACGACCTGAACATGAATTACGAGCCGACGGTCAATCCGATCGCGTCCGGCGGCTATGTCTGGGTGGTCTTCACGAGCCGCCGCATGTACGGCAATGTCGCGGCGATCCCGCCGTTCTGCAGCGATCCGCGCGGCGTCGATCTCGTCAAGAACATCACCCCGAAGAAGCTCTGGGTCGCGGCCGTCAACCTCGACGCCCCGCCCGGCACCGACGCGAGCCACCCGGCGTTCTACCTGCCCGGCCAGGAGCTGCTCGCCGGCAACGCGCGCGGCTTCTGGGTGCTCGACCCGTGCAAGGCGGACGGCGCGAGCTGCGAGACGGGCGATCAATGCTGCAATGGCTTCTGCTCACCCGCGGGCGGCGACGCCCTGGTCTGCTCGAACATGCCCCCCGGCGGCATGTGCTCGAAGGTGCAGGAGAAGTGCACGACGGCCGCGGATTGTTGCGATCCGACGAACGTCTGCATCAATGGGTTCTGCTCGCTGAAGGCGCCGAACTAG
- a CDS encoding DUF3072 domain-containing protein — translation MSSNQDKQPADPSDMAGPGEGRPSNAQKDPRDWKTGDEPMTGAQASYLHTLAEGQGEEIPDDLTKAEASEKIDELKRAAGTSGGAGAAGFDNTRKDPDQWKTGDEPMTGAQASYLQTLSQEAGEEFDANLTKAEASKRIDELQAKTGRGQKGPSA, via the coding sequence ATGAGCTCGAACCAAGACAAGCAGCCCGCCGATCCCAGCGATATGGCTGGGCCGGGCGAGGGCCGGCCGTCGAACGCCCAGAAGGACCCGCGTGACTGGAAGACCGGCGACGAGCCGATGACCGGCGCGCAGGCCTCGTACCTGCACACGCTCGCGGAGGGGCAGGGCGAAGAGATCCCCGACGACCTGACCAAGGCCGAGGCGTCCGAGAAAATCGACGAGCTGAAGCGCGCGGCGGGCACCTCGGGGGGCGCGGGGGCAGCCGGCTTCGACAATACGCGCAAGGACCCCGATCAGTGGAAGACGGGCGACGAGCCGATGACCGGCGCGCAGGCCTCGTATCTGCAAACGCTCTCCCAGGAGGCGGGCGAGGAATTCGACGCGAACCTGACCAAGGCCGAGGCCTCGAAGCGCATCGACGAGCTCCAGGCGAAGACGGGCCGGGGTCAGAAGGGACCGTCGGCCTAG
- a CDS encoding M20 family metallopeptidase has product MTGWIREHLRAREGAALELLEALVEVNSYTHNRAGGTVVGDMLAAELGSIEGMASVRAAPSERFAPHWIASTAAADGSPEGCIAIVGHLDTVFPPGSFEGFRREGPIAHGPGVLDMKGGLVVVLEALCALGREGVLAEIPVRVVIVSDEEIGSPEGRLVIERELAGASAALVFEAGRAHDAVITARKGTGSARVVAKGRAAHAGNAHADGANAIWALCRFVERAQGLTDYARGVTVNVGTISGGQGKNTVPDHAEALLDFRYERREDGEGVLEALARASEETAASVRGTSVVVEGDMGRLPLERLPASVELYREYAACAREAGLGDGEAPLVGGGSDASSTAALGIPSIDGLGPRGTGFHTRDERIEIATLVPKAEALARFLLGRRGGAR; this is encoded by the coding sequence ATGACGGGCTGGATCAGAGAGCATTTGCGCGCTCGTGAGGGCGCGGCCCTCGAGCTGCTCGAGGCGCTCGTCGAGGTCAACTCGTACACGCACAACCGCGCGGGCGGGACCGTGGTCGGCGATATGCTGGCCGCCGAGCTCGGATCGATCGAAGGCATGGCCTCGGTCCGCGCCGCGCCGAGCGAGCGCTTCGCGCCGCACTGGATCGCCTCGACGGCGGCGGCAGACGGCTCGCCCGAGGGGTGCATCGCCATCGTGGGGCACCTCGACACCGTGTTCCCTCCAGGCTCTTTCGAGGGCTTCCGGCGCGAGGGCCCGATCGCGCACGGGCCCGGCGTGCTCGACATGAAGGGCGGGCTCGTCGTCGTGCTCGAGGCGCTGTGCGCGCTCGGGCGAGAGGGCGTGCTGGCCGAGATCCCGGTGCGCGTCGTGATCGTCTCCGACGAGGAGATCGGCTCTCCCGAGGGTCGCCTGGTGATCGAGCGCGAGCTCGCCGGCGCGAGCGCGGCGCTCGTGTTCGAGGCGGGGCGCGCGCACGACGCGGTGATCACGGCGCGCAAGGGCACGGGCAGCGCGCGCGTCGTGGCGAAGGGGCGCGCGGCGCACGCGGGCAACGCGCACGCCGATGGCGCGAACGCGATCTGGGCGCTTTGCAGGTTCGTCGAGCGCGCGCAGGGGCTCACCGACTACGCGCGCGGCGTGACGGTCAACGTGGGCACGATCTCGGGCGGGCAGGGCAAGAACACGGTGCCCGATCACGCCGAGGCGCTGCTCGATTTCCGCTACGAGCGACGCGAGGACGGCGAGGGCGTGCTCGAGGCGCTGGCGCGCGCGAGCGAGGAAACGGCCGCGTCGGTGCGGGGGACGAGCGTGGTGGTCGAGGGCGACATGGGCCGCCTGCCGCTCGAGCGCTTGCCTGCGAGCGTGGAGCTCTACCGCGAATATGCGGCCTGCGCGCGCGAGGCGGGGCTCGGCGATGGCGAGGCGCCGCTCGTCGGAGGCGGCTCGGACGCGAGCTCCACGGCGGCGCTTGGCATCCCGTCGATCGACGGGCTCGGGCCGCGGGGGACGGGCTTTCACACGCGCGACGAGCGCATCGAGATTGCGACCCTCGTGCCCAAGGCCGAGGCGCTCGCGCGCTTTCTGCTCGGCCGCCGAGGGGGCGCGCGGTGA
- a CDS encoding serine/threonine-protein kinase produces MSGLGDVGAGHTLGRYELLVPIAQGGMAVVWAARMKGTRGFQKIVAVKTMLPELSQDPQFEEMFLAEAALASRIRHPHVCEILDLGEQDGLLYLVMEWIDGEPLSQLARSARQRGGIPAHIALRLCLSAALGLHAAHELKDENGDLIGLVHRDVSPQNILVTYDGVVKIVDFGVAKATAESDQGRTKDGQLKGKVPFMSPEQALGKPVDRRTDIFALGIVLYQILANKHPFRGDNDMVTLRQICDKEPAPSLSENMPGCPQAVHDLVMKALEKDPARRFQTMAEMARALDRAVAEIKVGGDQRDEDVGTFVKSVLGERAEKRRTAIREGLKVADERAEQREQLRAQRAALIAQAKAQGKTIPPHLLGPGTIPPGVLPLGMSIPPPAPSTAGPTDVPTIAHGRASLLPGQVSSPSVPTAGAVVSDVEAAGGGSGKKRLAIVFAAVGAAAIGAAAFVFTRGGAQPATEPSSPAVAATGTPAPTMSVVPAAVPPTSTPTTAPQAPAPTTTASSAPSADPKAPVTKSPVTKSPPPGTKPTATGKASVPDNLPKVRDPGF; encoded by the coding sequence ATGAGCGGGCTCGGCGACGTCGGCGCGGGCCACACGCTGGGGCGGTACGAGCTGCTCGTGCCGATCGCCCAGGGAGGGATGGCGGTCGTGTGGGCCGCGCGCATGAAGGGCACGCGCGGCTTTCAGAAGATCGTCGCCGTGAAGACGATGCTCCCCGAGCTGTCGCAGGATCCGCAGTTCGAGGAGATGTTCCTCGCTGAGGCGGCGCTCGCCTCGCGCATCCGCCACCCGCACGTCTGCGAGATCCTCGACCTCGGCGAGCAGGACGGGCTGCTCTACCTCGTGATGGAGTGGATCGACGGCGAGCCTTTGAGCCAGCTCGCGCGCTCGGCGCGTCAGCGGGGCGGAATCCCGGCGCACATCGCGCTGCGCCTGTGCCTGAGCGCCGCGCTCGGCCTGCACGCCGCGCACGAGCTGAAGGACGAGAACGGCGATCTCATTGGCCTCGTGCACCGCGACGTCTCGCCGCAGAACATCCTGGTCACGTACGACGGCGTCGTGAAGATCGTCGATTTCGGCGTGGCGAAGGCGACGGCGGAGAGCGATCAGGGCCGCACGAAGGACGGCCAGCTCAAGGGCAAGGTGCCGTTCATGTCGCCCGAGCAGGCGCTCGGAAAGCCGGTCGATCGCCGCACCGACATCTTCGCGCTCGGCATCGTGCTCTACCAGATCCTCGCGAACAAGCACCCGTTCCGCGGCGACAACGACATGGTCACGCTGCGCCAGATCTGCGACAAGGAGCCGGCTCCGTCGCTCTCCGAGAACATGCCGGGCTGCCCGCAGGCCGTGCATGATCTCGTGATGAAGGCGCTCGAGAAGGACCCTGCGCGCCGCTTCCAGACGATGGCGGAGATGGCGCGCGCGCTCGATCGCGCCGTCGCCGAGATCAAGGTCGGCGGCGATCAGCGCGACGAGGACGTGGGCACGTTCGTGAAGAGCGTGCTCGGCGAGCGCGCGGAGAAGCGGCGCACGGCGATCCGCGAGGGGCTCAAGGTCGCCGACGAGCGCGCCGAGCAGCGCGAGCAATTGCGGGCGCAGCGGGCGGCGCTCATCGCGCAGGCGAAGGCGCAGGGCAAGACGATCCCGCCGCATCTGCTCGGGCCTGGGACCATCCCGCCCGGCGTGCTGCCGCTCGGCATGTCGATACCGCCGCCCGCCCCCTCGACCGCGGGCCCGACCGACGTCCCCACGATCGCGCACGGCCGCGCCTCGCTCCTGCCTGGCCAGGTGAGCTCGCCGAGCGTCCCGACGGCGGGCGCGGTGGTGTCCGATGTCGAGGCTGCGGGGGGAGGCAGCGGCAAAAAGAGGCTCGCGATCGTGTTTGCCGCCGTCGGCGCGGCCGCGATCGGCGCCGCCGCGTTCGTCTTCACGCGCGGCGGCGCGCAGCCCGCGACCGAACCGTCCTCTCCCGCCGTTGCAGCCACGGGCACGCCTGCGCCGACGATGTCCGTCGTGCCTGCGGCCGTGCCTCCGACGAGCACGCCCACGACCGCCCCGCAGGCGCCGGCCCCGACGACGACGGCCTCGAGCGCGCCGTCCGCGGATCCGAAGGCGCCGGTGACGAAGAGCCCGGTGACGAAGAGCCCGCCGCCGGGAACGAAGCCCACGGCGACGGGGAAGGCGAGTGTACCGGACAACCTGCCGAAGGTGCGGGATCCGGGGTTTTGA
- a CDS encoding type II toxin-antitoxin system VapC family toxin: MRTAILDTNVYIGHWELGLHADQLETVGRMYVIRHSAVVLSELRRGARTRKAQRMVESLYRLAVVTWEPPASAWWEAGRLIRKVGGARGWDTSKRRDFQNDALIALTARLHGAAVVTANRADFEILGAELGVEVYCLEQT, translated from the coding sequence TTGCGCACGGCCATCCTCGACACGAATGTCTACATCGGCCACTGGGAGCTAGGGCTCCACGCAGATCAGCTCGAGACAGTTGGCCGGATGTACGTCATTCGCCACAGCGCCGTCGTTCTTTCAGAGCTCAGGCGGGGCGCACGAACGCGCAAGGCCCAGCGTATGGTCGAGTCGCTGTACCGCCTCGCCGTCGTGACATGGGAGCCGCCGGCATCGGCATGGTGGGAGGCTGGGCGTCTGATCCGCAAGGTCGGAGGCGCCCGTGGCTGGGATACGAGCAAGCGACGCGACTTTCAGAACGACGCGCTCATCGCGCTCACGGCGCGCCTCCACGGGGCGGCGGTGGTCACTGCAAATCGAGCGGATTTCGAGATTTTGGGCGCAGAGCTCGGTGTCGAGGTCTACTGTCTCGAGCAAACGTGA
- a CDS encoding class I SAM-dependent rRNA methyltransferase codes for MANRDRRPKDKAHSRGSKAGLTLTRTAIVSVRRGHPWVYREGIVRPPTDLPSGAVVELFDEAGERLGVGLWDAQSPIAARVFNAEGRLDERALIDRIERAFARRDGLVGPDTDAYRLCNGEGDRVPGLVLDRYAHVAVLRLDGEHLESWIDRLTGPLARSLSARGVRTLVLRLGRDEAGDRRIRTLSGPDAPDRVMVRENGMVMEVDLAHGQKTGAFLDQRDNRARVRALGKGRSRVLNLYSYTGGFSLAAALGGATQVTSVDVASAAHATAQRSFRENGLDPAAHAFVSADAFAYLEGAARRGDRFDLIISDPPSFAPNERAKPRALAAYRKLHGALAQVIAKGGVLCAASCSSHITAEDFLSTLDDAALGRDDLSLVAMHGQPPDHPTSPAWFEGRYLKFAVMA; via the coding sequence GTGGCGAACCGTGACCGAAGGCCCAAGGACAAGGCGCACAGCCGAGGCTCGAAAGCCGGCCTCACCCTCACCCGGACCGCGATCGTCTCGGTGCGCCGCGGCCATCCGTGGGTGTACCGCGAGGGCATCGTCCGCCCCCCCACCGACCTGCCCTCCGGCGCCGTGGTCGAGCTGTTCGACGAGGCGGGCGAGCGTCTCGGCGTGGGCCTCTGGGACGCCCAGTCCCCCATCGCCGCGCGCGTGTTCAACGCCGAAGGACGCCTCGACGAGCGCGCGCTCATCGACCGCATCGAGCGCGCCTTCGCGCGCCGCGACGGACTCGTCGGCCCCGACACGGACGCATATCGCCTCTGCAACGGCGAGGGCGATCGCGTGCCCGGGCTCGTTCTCGACCGCTATGCGCACGTCGCCGTCCTGCGCCTCGACGGCGAGCACCTCGAATCCTGGATCGATCGGCTCACCGGCCCGCTCGCGCGCTCTCTGTCGGCGCGCGGCGTGCGCACCCTCGTGCTGCGCCTCGGCCGTGACGAAGCGGGCGACCGCCGCATCCGCACGCTCTCGGGCCCCGACGCGCCCGACCGCGTGATGGTGCGCGAGAACGGCATGGTCATGGAGGTCGACCTCGCGCACGGCCAGAAGACCGGGGCGTTCCTCGATCAACGCGACAACCGCGCGCGCGTCCGCGCCCTCGGGAAGGGCCGCTCCCGCGTGCTCAACCTCTACAGCTACACGGGCGGCTTCTCGCTCGCGGCGGCCCTCGGCGGCGCCACGCAGGTGACCTCGGTCGACGTCGCCTCCGCCGCACACGCCACGGCGCAGCGCTCCTTCCGCGAAAACGGCCTGGATCCTGCCGCCCACGCGTTCGTCTCGGCAGACGCCTTCGCGTACCTCGAGGGCGCGGCGCGGCGCGGCGATCGGTTCGACCTCATCATCTCGGACCCGCCGAGCTTCGCGCCCAACGAGCGGGCGAAGCCTCGAGCGCTCGCCGCATACCGCAAGCTGCACGGCGCGCTCGCCCAGGTGATCGCGAAGGGCGGCGTGCTCTGCGCCGCCTCGTGCTCGAGCCACATCACGGCCGAGGACTTTTTGAGCACGCTCGACGACGCCGCCCTCGGTCGCGACGACCTGTCGCTGGTCGCGATGCACGGCCAGCCGCCGGATCACCCGACGTCGCCGGCGTGGTTCGAGGGGCGATATTTGAAGTTCGCGGTGATGGCGTGA
- a CDS encoding LamB/YcsF family protein — MPKVSLNVDLGELPGEPEELYSIATVVNVACGGHAGDEATMARAVSLASAAGAILAAHPSYPDREGFGRTSLPIDPAALEASIRDQVALFAEVARRAGARVDAVKPHGALYHDAARNDDIAKAVLGGIVLGFGGAGVAIVGPPAGALRDRTEAAGLPYLREGFADRTYRADGRLAPRSDPDALITDPSAARSQALRLAAAGTFDTLCVHGDTPGAVAIARAVREGLVEAGLLDLREAR, encoded by the coding sequence ATGCCGAAGGTCTCGTTGAACGTGGATCTGGGAGAGCTGCCGGGCGAGCCCGAGGAACTCTATTCGATCGCCACGGTGGTGAACGTCGCGTGCGGCGGGCACGCGGGCGACGAGGCGACCATGGCCCGCGCGGTCTCCCTGGCGAGCGCGGCGGGGGCGATCCTCGCGGCGCATCCGTCCTATCCAGACCGGGAGGGATTCGGACGGACGAGCTTGCCCATCGACCCGGCGGCGCTCGAGGCCTCGATCCGGGACCAGGTCGCTCTTTTTGCGGAGGTCGCGCGGCGCGCCGGGGCGCGGGTCGATGCGGTCAAGCCGCACGGCGCTCTTTATCATGACGCGGCGAGGAACGACGATATCGCGAAGGCGGTGCTCGGGGGGATCGTACTGGGCTTTGGCGGCGCGGGGGTGGCCATCGTGGGGCCTCCCGCGGGGGCGCTGCGCGATCGGACAGAGGCGGCCGGGCTGCCTTATCTGCGCGAGGGTTTTGCGGATAGAACCTATCGCGCCGATGGGCGCCTCGCGCCGCGCAGCGACCCGGATGCGCTCATCACGGATCCGTCGGCGGCTCGGTCGCAGGCCCTGCGGCTGGCGGCGGCGGGGACGTTCGATACGCTCTGCGTGCACGGGGATACGCCGGGCGCGGTCGCGATTGCGCGCGCGGTGCGCGAGGGGCTCGTGGAGGCGGGGCTGCTCGACCTCCGGGAAGCGCGGTGA